One window from the genome of Bacillus weihaiensis encodes:
- a CDS encoding ABC transporter ATP-binding protein: MNTFRKLKTYYWPYKQYFLLSLFFVLIITAITVIYPIVLQLTIDEIVVKEQYEYIPYIVCGFLLIMVIKGISTFFHQYLGDMFGIKSVYNLRNKLYMKLQRLPFVYYDNAKTGDLMSRLTADVEGFRFFLSFGFSELVRFALLIIGALSVMFFYSIPLALVTLAVLPFLGVVVFQFDKRVHPAFRNIRKSFGKLNTNVQENISGIQTVKALSREGFEISKFNSSNANYKDHYLTTSSVWAKFFPLMEFIGNICVVALLGYGSILVINGELKPGELVAFFSLVWYLMVPIMNLGFVINLFSQAKASGERLLEILEADEKIKDQEDVMSIETIDGNVSFNSVSLRYKEDDSLALSNVSFKVAKGKTIGLIGATGSGKTSVIQLLTRFYTPSSGNIVVDDHEISHYPLKILRSNIGMVLQESFLFSSTIKANISYGRPEASMEEIIDAAEKAQAHQFIMELPDGYDTMLGERGMGLSGGQKQRIAIARAICMNPRILILDDATSAVDMKTEFTIQQALKEVMTGRTTFIIAHRISSLKHADEILVFDHGEIVERGTHEELLLKQGYYRRIYDIQYKDQQAVVNSTVG, from the coding sequence ATGAATACATTTAGAAAATTAAAAACCTATTATTGGCCGTATAAACAGTATTTTCTGTTGTCTTTGTTTTTTGTTTTAATTATTACAGCAATCACTGTTATTTATCCAATCGTTTTACAGCTTACAATAGATGAAATAGTTGTAAAAGAACAATATGAATACATACCTTATATCGTGTGCGGATTTCTTCTAATAATGGTGATAAAGGGGATTTCTACATTTTTTCACCAATACCTAGGGGATATGTTTGGGATAAAATCCGTCTATAATCTTCGAAATAAGTTATATATGAAGCTACAAAGACTCCCCTTTGTGTATTATGACAATGCGAAAACTGGAGATCTCATGTCACGATTAACAGCGGATGTTGAGGGCTTTCGTTTCTTCCTGTCTTTTGGTTTCTCTGAGCTCGTTCGTTTCGCTTTACTCATTATAGGAGCTCTTAGTGTTATGTTTTTTTACTCGATTCCATTAGCACTTGTTACGTTAGCTGTACTACCTTTTTTAGGGGTAGTTGTTTTTCAATTTGATAAAAGAGTTCATCCGGCGTTTCGAAATATTCGTAAATCATTTGGAAAGTTAAATACAAACGTACAAGAAAATATAAGTGGTATTCAAACTGTTAAAGCGCTATCAAGAGAAGGGTTTGAAATCTCAAAGTTTAATTCTTCTAATGCAAATTATAAGGACCATTATTTAACAACATCCTCTGTATGGGCAAAATTTTTTCCGTTAATGGAGTTTATCGGCAATATTTGTGTCGTGGCTTTACTCGGTTATGGAAGTATCCTTGTCATCAATGGGGAATTAAAACCAGGAGAGCTTGTCGCATTCTTTAGTTTAGTATGGTATTTGATGGTCCCGATTATGAATCTTGGATTTGTAATTAATTTATTTTCACAGGCAAAAGCATCTGGTGAAAGATTACTAGAAATTTTAGAAGCAGATGAAAAAATAAAAGATCAAGAGGATGTTATGTCCATAGAAACAATTGATGGGAATGTTAGTTTTAACTCAGTTAGCTTGCGTTATAAGGAAGATGACTCTTTGGCATTATCAAATGTTTCATTTAAGGTAGCTAAAGGTAAGACGATTGGGTTAATTGGGGCAACAGGCTCTGGAAAAACAAGTGTTATACAGCTATTAACAAGATTTTATACACCTAGTTCTGGAAATATTGTCGTAGATGACCATGAAATATCTCACTATCCATTAAAAATATTACGTTCGAATATAGGCATGGTGCTACAGGAGTCCTTCTTATTCTCATCCACGATTAAAGCCAACATTTCTTACGGAAGACCAGAAGCATCGATGGAAGAGATTATAGATGCAGCGGAGAAAGCACAAGCTCATCAGTTTATAATGGAACTACCTGACGGCTATGATACAATGCTTGGAGAAAGAGGGATGGGTTTGTCAGGGGGGCAAAAGCAAAGAATCGCGATTGCTAGAGCAATTTGTATGAACCCTCGAATTTTAATTTTAGATGATGCAACTAGTGCTGTAGATATGAAGACTGAATTTACGATCCAACAGGCATTAAAAGAGGTAATGACGGGACGAACGACTTTTATCATTGCACATAGAATTTCTTCATTAAAGCATGCAGATGAGATACTTGTGTTTGATCATGGTGAAATTGTTGAGAGAGGAACACATGAAGAATTATTATTGAAGCAAGGATACTACCGAAGAATATATGATATTCAATATAAAGATCAACAAGCTGTAGTAAATTCGACTGTAGGGTAG